The Setaria viridis chromosome 2, Setaria_viridis_v4.0, whole genome shotgun sequence DNA window TATTTTCTGCGATTAAATGCTACACTTGTTGACATGCCTACACCATTAGGAAAACAAGCACATGCTGTTGAACTTAGATAATTAAAGTAGTTAAAAATTATTCTAGGTCAAAAGGAGAACTGAGCAGATCGCCCAAGATCTGAGACATCTTTTATTGAAAACAGATTCTTCAGACCAAAGATTAGTTGCGTGTGAGAACACAACGCACATGGAAGTTTCGGTTATTACTATAGGCATGCCAAAGGCAAGAATCACCCCAAGTTCAAAAACTGAATAAAGTAGGAGTAGTATGTTTAGCATATGCATCGATCTTTCAGTTCCGTACAATCACTTCAATGAACAAGTTGTGATCTTGAGCATGTTGTTTCTGCCAGGAACAACTCATCAGTTGAGACCCAGTCTCTCATTGGGCCATGTCTCACGTGTCCAGTGGGCATCAACAGGTTGATAGATGAATAATGTCATTCAGAAAATTCAGAGATAAGCTGCGTGTTGCAAGCAGTTTTAGTTCTTTTAACTGAACAACTATCTATGTGTCTCTGACCACCAGCTGCATAGAGAGACTAGAAGAAGAGTGCTAGCAGCGAAAAACTTTTTTCTGTATTCATCGAATCACTCATCCATCAAAAGATGATAGAAATTATATGAGAGTAATGTGACGTGAAAATACTCCAACTCGATCCTAACGGCATGCCTACCATATATGTCCAAAAGAATGATTCCATCAACCAATTAAAAACGAAATCAAGTGTTCGGAAGCACGGACACTGTGGTCACAGATGGCATGAACCCTCAAGTCTCACCACAGGAGCATCAGGCACCCTGCAGCGGCTAGCAGCAAGGAAGTGGCCACGCTGACGGCACCGGCTTTGTACGCGGTGCTCGTCGAGTCATCCTTGCCGCCGGTCAGTCCGCCTGCTTTGCCGGCCGCCGGGCTGGGAGCGTCGGACGCCCCGGActccggcgcgggcgccggcgccggcgcgagcgGAGGGTCCTTGCTGAAGAGCTGCATGGGCAGGAGCACCTTGTTGAGTGCGTAGATCGCGACGGGTTTGGTGGCGTAGACGCTGCTGGCGATCTTGGGCCTGGACCACATGGACTGCACGTAGATGCTGCCCATGTCGTCGGTGAGGTTGAGCGTGTACGGCGACCCCGCGAAGGTGTTCACCGGGTTGAGCGAGCTCAGGTTCCTGAACTCGGCCAGGGAGTAGAAGTTGGGGAAGGCGTGGTACAGGAGCAGCGTCTTGAGCTGGTCGGAGGTGAGGTTGGAGAAGGTGGACTTCTTGAGCGCCGCGAACGCCGAGTCCTTGGGGACGAAGATGGTAATGCCCACCTTGGTGTTGTTGGCCTGGCCCTGGAAGGTCTCGATCACGTTGGTCTTCTCCAGGTAGTTGAGGAACGTGTGGAACGGGCCGGCAACGCTCAGGAGCTCCGCGAGGTCCACGTagtgcggcgccggcgccggtgccgggcTCGGCGGGAGCGAcacgggcgccggcgcgggcgggctaCTCTTCTGAGCCAGTGCCGGGGCGGAGAAGAGGACGGCCAGTACGGCCGTGGCAAAAATGGCAGCTTTGGACCCCATCATGCGGCGTTTGCGTAGCTGCTCTTCTTCTCTGATCCAAGCACCTGATGAGATCATGCAAAAAAGTATGGTTACCTTCAAAATTCAGAAACTGAAAATGCTGAATACTACAAGAATTTTATCTGATAACTCAATCTCTTTGATCACAATGACCAAAATTATGCTTAAAGTTCAGTGTTCAGAACTTGCAGGTCAATGGTATTATGTATCTGTAACGTTACTGGTCTACTTGGTAGCATACAGTTTGAACATTTGGTTATTCATTCATTCGCTATCAccagggggaaaaaagaaatttCAGATATGAGAGGGGTCATTAGATCTAATTAGTTTAGATGGCACGTTGCCGGAGGGCAACTGCCAACCAAATGATACGACATGTTGCTTAGACaaaaagaaggggaaagaaactTTCACATCTCAGCACCAATACAAAAAGGTCAAGATCGAACCAACCAACTACACAGAGATGAACACTCAAGAGCCTACACGATCTTCGCTTCGACTTAAAGATGAAGAAATATCATTGCGTGCTAGATATGTTCGTGTTCCCAAGATCAAGTGTGAAAAAGATACACAAGCATCACAATGCATGCAAGCATGGCAATTCCAAGCTAACCAATGAACTAGAACTTTGCAAAGATGAAAAACACACTCCTAATCGCACAATGTTATTGCATTGCAAATGCTGGAGAACAAAGAGAGAAATTCAGGGGAGCAGACCTGAGCCGAGCAGGGAAGAGAGAacgagagaagaagagaggccAGGCGGCAGCACGCAGGGAGCGCTGAGAAGAGGAGGCTGCTATATAAAACGCTGGTGTTCTTTCGTGTGGAGCGGGAGAAAACATTTCAGAATAAAAATAAACAATGAGGTGTTTCGTATGAGTGGCAGCTGTTGTGGGCGGGGGCAGTAGTAGGTGCCCGCGCGCTCTCAAAGAAGATGGTGCATGATGAAAGCTGGCCGGGGATCGGCCAGCTGCACTTTTCTCCTGCCTGTTCGGCCAGCTTTCTGCTCTGTTCTTGAGTAAATT harbors:
- the LOC117842448 gene encoding fasciclin-like arabinogalactan protein 7, yielding MMGSKAAIFATAVLAVLFSAPALAQKSSPPAPAPVSLPPSPAPAPAPHYVDLAELLSVAGPFHTFLNYLEKTNVIETFQGQANNTKVGITIFVPKDSAFAALKKSTFSNLTSDQLKTLLLYHAFPNFYSLAEFRNLSSLNPVNTFAGSPYTLNLTDDMGSIYVQSMWSRPKIASSVYATKPVAIYALNKVLLPMQLFSKDPPLAPAPAPAPESGASDAPSPAAGKAGGLTGGKDDSTSTAYKAGAVSVATSLLLAAAGCLMLLW